In one Pangasianodon hypophthalmus isolate fPanHyp1 chromosome 22, fPanHyp1.pri, whole genome shotgun sequence genomic region, the following are encoded:
- the pign gene encoding GPI ethanolamine phosphate transferase 1, with translation MNMITFFIVGLLVHVVFFISIFDIYFTSPLVHGMSPQRVPLPSPAKRLVLFVADGLRADSMFKPDTNGTIRMPYLRSVIQESGSWGVSHTRVPTESRPGHVALIAGFYEDVSAVAKGWKENPVEFDSVFNESRYTWCWGSPDILPMFAKGASGDHVYTHTYPAAMEDFASKDASKLDTWVFDQVKEFLRSAKENQTLMSQLHEDKIVFFLHLLGIDTNGHAHRPMSKEYLDNIGLVDSGVAEIVTVLEEFFGNDGRTAYVFTADHGMTNWGSHGASHPSETLTPLVVWGAGVQRAQRTTTFQNYGDDYIREWGLETYRRIDVNQADIAPLMSSLIGVPIPLNSVGVLPLKYLNNSQHFKAESMYANAVQILEQFKVKMTQKKETTLSFLFTPYQPLTDSKMTEFVSHTRSLIQKGHFDEAIQQCEVLIDQAMEGLSYYHTYDRLFLGCSVVLGFIGWTSYVVLVILKTHASLRKPPASRDKTAGRHLGRVFVCVGLLVSVFLFLQASSFTYYIYCLLPVPVWYGVLKEFGILVDLMRSVPSLNLSKCFGYFVLVTFGIELLVVSFFYRAVLTLGLIVLALWPVVSGLYRKTKSRSVSWVLSCLCLAVFPLLPVVGREPNTNYVLCAGALMLFTSFLYILSRRHAGLHTRDRWLFIGQMLQVALCAYVPSSTHSSLQLKQGLPLFNQLISWTTLVSSFFVPLLSSTRLFHRLLSILMSLICVYLLLSTGYEALFPPVLSWLMFVWIHMEQEAIDTHGMSNRNELSHIDFAENIDLSRIRQLSLDDIRRSHFFVFFIIIAFFGTGNIASINSFDPASVYCFLTVFNPFIMGGLLMWKVLIPFIIVMCTFESVQVSTRLSSRSLFLIVLVISDLMALHFFFLVKDYGSWLDIGTSISHYVIVMSMTIFLMLLSVMTHILTSNKLHIGQKVKVHFK, from the exons GAGTGTAATTCAGGAGAGCGGTTCATGGGGAGtgtcacacacacgtgtacctACAGAATCCCGTCCTGGACATGTGGCGCTTATAGCAGGCTTTTATGAGGATGTCAGCGCTGTGGCTAAAG GCTGGAAGGAGAATCCAGTGGAGTTTGACTCTGTGTTTAATGAGAGCAGGTACACATGGTGCTGGGGAAGTCCTGACATCCTGCCCATGTTCGCTAAAG GTGCGAGTGGAGATCATGTGTACACTCACACTTATCCTGCTGCGATGGAGGACTTCGCTTCAAAGGACGCCTCCAAACTAGATACCTGGGTGTTTGATCAAGTGAAG GAGTTCCTCAGATCAGCAAAAGAGAATCAAACTCTCATGTCTCAATTGCATGAAgataaaattgtgtttttccTTCATCTTCTGGGGATTGACACCAACGGACACGCCCACCGGCCCATGTCAAA GGAGTATCTGGATAACATTGGCCTGGTTGACAGTGGAGTTGCCGAGATTGTTACTGTGTTGGAGGAGTTCTTTGGGAACGATGGCAGAACAGCGTATGTTTTCACAGCTGATCACGGCATGACAAACTGGG GGTCTCATGGAGCCAGTCATCCATCAGAAACCCTCACCCCCTTGGTGGTGTGGGGGGCCGGAGTTCAGAGAGCTCAGAGAACCACCACTTTTCAGAATTATGGTGATGACTACATCAGAG AATGGGGGCTGGAGACGTACAGGAGAATCGATGTCAACCAG GCTGATATAGCACCGCTCATGTCATCTCTCATCGGGGTTCCCATTCCACTCAACTCTGTG GGGGTCCTGCCGCTCAAGTACCTCAATAACAGCCAGCATTTCAAAGCTGAAAGCATGTATGCAAATGCCGTTCAAATCCTGGAGCAATTCAAG gtgaAAATGACGCAGAAAAAGGAGACCACTTTGTCGTTTCTCTTCACGCCGTACCA ACCTCTGACTGATTCTAAAATGACTGAGTTTGTGAGTCACACAAGATCACTAATCCAGAAAGGGCACTTTGATGAAGCT ATTCAACAGTGTGAGGTTCTGATAGATCAGGCCATGGAGGGATTGTCCTACTATCACACCTACGACCGCCTTTTCCTGGGCTGCAGCGTTGTCTTAGGTTTCATCGGATGGACGTCTTACGTGGTTTTGGTTATCCTGAAGACTCACGCCAGCCTGCGCAAACCACCTGCAAGCAGAGACAAG ACAGCAGGGAGACATCTGGGTCGGGTTTTCGTGTGTGTGGGCCTGCTGGTGTCCgtctttctgtttcttcagGCCAGTTCCTTCACCTACTACATCTACTGCCTGTTGCCTGTCCCCGTGTGGTACGGAGTCCTAAAAGA ATTTGGGATCCTTGTTGATCTTATGAGATCAGTTCCTTCCCTGAACCTGAGCAAATGCTTTGGATATTTTGTTCTAGTTACATTTGGGATAGAGCTACTG GTTGTGAGTTTTTTCTATCGGGCTGTGTTGACCCTGGGACTGATAGTGCTGGCACTGTGGCCTGTTGTCTCAGGGCTTTATAGAAAAACCAAG TCCAGGTCAGTGAGCTGGGTGTTGAGCTGCTTGTGTCTGGCAGTGTTTCCTCTGTTGCCTGTTGTCGGACGAGAACCCAACACCAACTATGT GTTATGTGCTGGAGCTCTAATGCTGTTCACCTCGTTCCTCTACATTTTATCACGTAGACACGCAGGCCTGCATACGAGAGATCGTTGGCTGTTTATTGGccag ATGCTGCAGGTGGCGCTGTGCGCATACGTGCCTTCCAGCACACACTCCAGTCTGCAACTCAAACAAGGCCTACCGCTCTTCAATCAGCTCATCAGCTGGACCACTCTGG TCTCATCATTTTTTGTGCCGCTGCTGAGTTCTACGCGACTCTTCCACAGGCTGCTGAGTATTCTCATGTCCCTCATCTGTGTGTACCTTCTCCTCAGCACTGG GTACGAGGCCCTGTTTCCTCCTGTACTGTCATGGCTGATGTTTGTGTGGATCCATATGGAGCAGGAAGCCATAGACACACACGGAATGTCCAACAGGAATGAG CTTTCACACATTGATTTTGCTGAAAATATCGACTTATCCAGAATCAGGCAGCTGAGTTTGGACGATATCAGAAGATCGCACTTCTTT GTATTCTTCATAATCATTGCATTCTTTGGCACAGGAAACATTGCTTCCATCAACAG ttTTGACCCAGCCTCTGTCTACTGCTTTCTAACGGTCTTTAATCCTTTCATCATGGGTGGCCTTTTAATGTGGAAG GTCCTGATTCCATTCATAATTGTAATGTGCACATTCGAAAGTGTTCAAGTGTCAACACGGCTTTCGTCACGAAG CCTTTTCCTCATTGTGCTGGTCATCTCTGATTTGATGGCACTG cacttcttcttcttggtgAAAGACTATGGAAGCTGGCTTGATATTGGTACAAG CATTAGTCACTACGTCATTGTCATGTCCATGACCATCTTCCTGATGCTGCTGAGTGTGATGACACACATCTTGACCTCAAATAAACTCCACATTGGACAAAAAGTGAAGGTGCACTTTAAGTGA
- the LOC113541230 gene encoding probable G-protein coupled receptor 141 isoform X1: MKMGGLRHQHVALLPLALSIHSSFCCNGTMNSTMNQNATTNETDASSNTTSGMTGHRIALVIIYTLVFMVGSVGVTLMIGVLKSNLRSWTTVAFFNLILVHSIFLLTIPFRINYYVTENWDLPLTFCKVVSSMIHIHMHVVFVIYVIILTIHFFHYFKKVEQMEFYRSLHAMAFSVGIWLIVIIFSPVILYHYGTHANATEHKCFHFAAELGVVPVWVCNIFLSICTVILSCIVSCILSVILYLMIKKHGASSWAQQEFWAQMKNISLVLIILFCLAPYHLYRLYYLTRFSELQEENEVFLAITSLTCFDMMLVFAGKGICHRCGG, encoded by the exons ATGAAGATGGGGGGACTGAGACACCAGCACGTTGCTCTACTTCCTCTAGCACTGTCTATACACTCCAGCTTCTGCTGTAACG GGACCATGAATTCAACTATGAACCAAAATGCTACCACCAACGAAACTGATGCCAGCTCTAACACGACGTCTGGAATGACGGGTCACAGAATCGCCCTGGTCATCATCTACACGCTGGTGTTCATGGTGGGAAGTGTCGGCGTGACCCTAATGATCGGTGTGCTAAAATCAAACCTGCGCTCGTGGACCACTGTCGCCTTTTTCAACTTGATCTTGGTCCACAGTATCTTCTTGCTCACCATCCCTTTCCGCATCAACTACTACGTGACGGAGAACTGGGACCTGCCTCTGACTTTCTGCAAAGTGGTCAGCAGCATGATCCACATTCACATGCATGTGGTCTTCGTCATCTATGTCATCATCCTCACCATTCATTTCTTCCATTACTTTAAAAAAGTGGAGCAAATGGAGTTCTATCGGAGTCTCCATGCCATGGCATTTAGTGTCGGCATATGGTTGATTGTGATAATCTTCAGCCCTGTGATCTTATATCATTATGGGACACATGCGAATGCCACTGAGCACAAATGCTTCCACTTTGCCGCAGAGCTCGGAGTAGTACCGGTGTGggtttgtaacatttttttgtctatttgtaCAGTAATCTTGTCGTGCATCGTGAGCTGTATACTTTCAGTCATTCTCTACTTGATGATCAAAAAGCATGGTGCGTCTTCATGGGCTCAGCAGGAGTTCTGGGCTCAGATGAAGAACATCAGCCTCGTGCTTATCATCCTCTTCTGTCTGGCGCCGTATCACCTGTATCGGCTGTACTATCTAACCAGGTTTTCTGAACTACAAGAGGAAAATGAGGTGTTTCTGGCCATCACATCCCTTACCTGCTTCGACATGATGCTTGTTTTCGCAGGGAAGGGAATATGCCATAGGTGCGGGGGTTGA
- the LOC113541230 gene encoding probable G-protein coupled receptor 141 isoform X2, which translates to MNSTMNQNATTNETDASSNTTSGMTGHRIALVIIYTLVFMVGSVGVTLMIGVLKSNLRSWTTVAFFNLILVHSIFLLTIPFRINYYVTENWDLPLTFCKVVSSMIHIHMHVVFVIYVIILTIHFFHYFKKVEQMEFYRSLHAMAFSVGIWLIVIIFSPVILYHYGTHANATEHKCFHFAAELGVVPVWVCNIFLSICTVILSCIVSCILSVILYLMIKKHGASSWAQQEFWAQMKNISLVLIILFCLAPYHLYRLYYLTRFSELQEENEVFLAITSLTCFDMMLVFAGKGICHRCGG; encoded by the coding sequence ATGAATTCAACTATGAACCAAAATGCTACCACCAACGAAACTGATGCCAGCTCTAACACGACGTCTGGAATGACGGGTCACAGAATCGCCCTGGTCATCATCTACACGCTGGTGTTCATGGTGGGAAGTGTCGGCGTGACCCTAATGATCGGTGTGCTAAAATCAAACCTGCGCTCGTGGACCACTGTCGCCTTTTTCAACTTGATCTTGGTCCACAGTATCTTCTTGCTCACCATCCCTTTCCGCATCAACTACTACGTGACGGAGAACTGGGACCTGCCTCTGACTTTCTGCAAAGTGGTCAGCAGCATGATCCACATTCACATGCATGTGGTCTTCGTCATCTATGTCATCATCCTCACCATTCATTTCTTCCATTACTTTAAAAAAGTGGAGCAAATGGAGTTCTATCGGAGTCTCCATGCCATGGCATTTAGTGTCGGCATATGGTTGATTGTGATAATCTTCAGCCCTGTGATCTTATATCATTATGGGACACATGCGAATGCCACTGAGCACAAATGCTTCCACTTTGCCGCAGAGCTCGGAGTAGTACCGGTGTGggtttgtaacatttttttgtctatttgtaCAGTAATCTTGTCGTGCATCGTGAGCTGTATACTTTCAGTCATTCTCTACTTGATGATCAAAAAGCATGGTGCGTCTTCATGGGCTCAGCAGGAGTTCTGGGCTCAGATGAAGAACATCAGCCTCGTGCTTATCATCCTCTTCTGTCTGGCGCCGTATCACCTGTATCGGCTGTACTATCTAACCAGGTTTTCTGAACTACAAGAGGAAAATGAGGTGTTTCTGGCCATCACATCCCTTACCTGCTTCGACATGATGCTTGTTTTCGCAGGGAAGGGAATATGCCATAGGTGCGGGGGTTGA